One genomic segment of Pandoraea sputorum includes these proteins:
- a CDS encoding TIGR00645 family protein — MSTPGRPSDAPPRTIRPMRPLPRVIFFSRWLQLPLYLGLIAAQGVYVYKFLVELFHLVTHAATFDETQIMLVVLGLIDVVMISNLLIMVIIGGYETFVSRLGVEGHPDEPEWLDHVNAGVLKVKLSMALISISSIHLLKTFIDAAQQTPHTIMWQVIIHCAFLLSAVVMAYVNKMTNDSHAPAYASAQH; from the coding sequence ATGTCGACTCCCGGCCGCCCGTCCGATGCGCCGCCGCGCACCATTCGTCCGATGCGTCCCCTGCCCCGCGTCATCTTCTTCAGCCGCTGGTTGCAATTGCCGCTGTACCTCGGGCTGATCGCTGCGCAAGGCGTCTACGTCTACAAATTCCTCGTCGAGCTGTTCCATCTGGTGACGCACGCCGCGACCTTCGACGAAACGCAGATCATGCTCGTCGTGCTCGGTCTGATCGACGTGGTGATGATCTCGAATCTGCTCATCATGGTGATCATCGGCGGCTATGAGACCTTCGTCTCGCGCCTCGGCGTGGAAGGCCACCCCGACGAGCCCGAGTGGCTCGATCACGTGAATGCCGGTGTGCTCAAGGTGAAGCTGTCGATGGCGCTTATCAGCATCTCGTCGATTCATCTGCTCAAGACGTTCATCGATGCCGCTCAGCAAACGCCGCACACGATCATGTGGCAAGTGATCATTCACTGCGCGTTCCTGCTTTCCGCCGTTGTCATGGCCTACGTCAACAAGATGACGAACGACAGCCATGCGCCCGCGTATGCGTCCGCGCAGCACTGA
- a CDS encoding DMT family transporter — protein MTFVGTNVGIGKTMVAVMPVAAFALWRFVIAIIALAPRYRPSAMRRVTRSQWGHLFVQTFFGTFLFTLLMLYGVRMTTATAAGVITATLPACVALLSWAVLREHPSRRTLVSIGLAIAGVALLNASRGDAHGASGADASSGAWLGNALVLGAVVCEAIYVIVSKRLAAELPAIDICAYTHLIGGLLMLPLGIVGLMAVDYSALTPGHWALIVWYGLAASVFSFFLWMRGIRHVSAQLAGVFTAMVPVAATAYGVIFLGERLSVAQGGALALTVAGIVLAALPSAGSRKTLLPARD, from the coding sequence ATGACGTTCGTCGGCACCAACGTCGGGATCGGTAAGACGATGGTCGCCGTCATGCCTGTGGCCGCCTTCGCGCTCTGGCGCTTCGTGATCGCCATCATTGCGCTTGCGCCGCGCTACCGGCCCTCGGCCATGCGGCGCGTCACCCGCAGCCAATGGGGCCACCTCTTCGTGCAGACGTTCTTCGGCACATTCCTCTTCACGTTACTCATGCTCTACGGCGTGCGCATGACGACGGCCACGGCTGCCGGGGTCATCACCGCGACGCTGCCTGCCTGCGTCGCGCTCCTGTCATGGGCCGTGCTGCGCGAACACCCGTCGCGACGCACGCTCGTGAGCATTGGGCTGGCGATTGCCGGGGTGGCATTGCTCAACGCCTCGCGCGGTGACGCCCACGGTGCGAGCGGGGCCGACGCCAGCAGCGGCGCATGGCTGGGTAACGCGCTGGTGCTGGGGGCCGTGGTCTGCGAAGCGATTTACGTGATCGTCTCGAAACGCCTCGCGGCCGAACTCCCCGCCATCGACATCTGCGCCTATACGCATCTGATCGGCGGCTTGCTGATGCTGCCGCTGGGCATCGTCGGGCTGATGGCGGTGGATTATTCGGCCCTCACACCCGGTCACTGGGCGCTCATCGTCTGGTACGGACTCGCCGCGAGCGTATTCTCGTTCTTCCTGTGGATGCGCGGCATTCGCCACGTCAGCGCTCAGCTTGCGGGGGTCTTCACGGCGATGGTGCCGGTCGCGGCCACGGCCTATGGCGTGATATTTCTGGGTGAGCGGCTGTCGGTCGCCCAAGGCGGTGCGCTGGCGCTGACGGTCGCGGGGATCGTGCTCGCAGCGCTGCCGTCCGCCGGTTCGCGAAAGACGCTATTGCCAGCCCGAGACTGA
- a CDS encoding fumarate hydratase: MSTVIKEDDVIQSVAGALQYISYYHPDDYIQALGRAYEAEESPAAKDAIAQILTNSRMCAEGRRPLCQDTGIVTVFVKVGMNVRWDAKRSLTDMINEGVRQAYMHPDNVLRASIVAPPEAGRKNTKDNTPAVIHYEIVEGDKVDITVAAKGGGSENKSKFVMLNPSDSIVDWVVKTVPTMGAGWCPPGMLGIGIGGTAEKAMVLAKESLMDPIDIHDVIKRGPQNWNEELRIELFEKVNALGIGAQGLGGLATVLDVKILDYPTHAASKPVAMIPNCAATRHAHFTLDGSGPSFLAAPSLDAWPNVHWAPNTETSKRVDLDTLTPEEITSWKPGQTLLLSGKMLTGRDAAHKRIADMVAKGEPLPVDFKGRAIYYVGPVDPVRDEVVGPAGPTTSTRMDKFSDLMLGKLGLSVMIGKSERGPAAIEAIKKQKAAYLMAVGGAAYLVSKAIRGARVLAFEDLGMEAIYEFDVKDMPVTVAVDSTGVSVHQTGPKEWQAKIGKIPVATA, translated from the coding sequence ATGTCTACCGTCATTAAAGAAGACGACGTCATTCAGAGCGTCGCCGGTGCCCTGCAGTACATCAGCTACTACCATCCGGACGATTACATCCAGGCACTGGGTCGCGCCTACGAGGCCGAGGAAAGCCCCGCTGCCAAGGACGCCATCGCGCAGATCCTGACTAACAGCCGTATGTGCGCCGAAGGCCGCCGTCCGCTGTGCCAGGACACCGGCATCGTGACCGTGTTCGTGAAGGTCGGCATGAACGTGCGCTGGGACGCCAAGCGCAGCCTGACCGACATGATCAACGAAGGCGTGCGTCAGGCTTACATGCACCCGGACAACGTGCTGCGCGCCTCGATCGTCGCGCCGCCGGAAGCCGGTCGCAAGAACACCAAGGACAACACGCCCGCCGTCATCCACTACGAAATCGTGGAAGGCGACAAGGTCGACATCACGGTTGCAGCCAAGGGCGGCGGCTCGGAGAACAAGTCGAAGTTCGTGATGCTCAACCCGTCCGACTCGATCGTCGACTGGGTCGTGAAAACGGTCCCGACGATGGGTGCCGGCTGGTGCCCGCCGGGCATGCTCGGCATCGGTATCGGCGGCACGGCCGAGAAGGCCATGGTCCTCGCGAAAGAATCGCTGATGGACCCGATCGATATCCATGATGTGATCAAGCGCGGTCCGCAAAACTGGAACGAAGAGCTGCGTATCGAGCTGTTCGAGAAGGTCAACGCACTGGGCATCGGCGCGCAGGGCCTCGGCGGTCTGGCCACCGTGCTCGACGTCAAGATCCTCGACTACCCGACGCACGCCGCGTCCAAGCCGGTCGCCATGATTCCGAACTGCGCCGCGACGCGTCACGCGCACTTCACGCTGGACGGCTCAGGCCCCTCGTTCCTCGCAGCGCCCTCGCTCGACGCCTGGCCGAATGTGCACTGGGCGCCGAACACGGAAACGAGCAAGCGCGTCGATCTGGACACGCTCACGCCGGAAGAAATCACCAGTTGGAAGCCGGGTCAGACCCTGCTGCTCTCGGGCAAGATGCTCACGGGCCGCGACGCCGCACACAAGCGCATCGCCGACATGGTCGCCAAGGGTGAGCCGCTGCCGGTGGACTTCAAGGGCCGTGCGATTTATTACGTCGGTCCGGTCGATCCGGTGCGCGATGAAGTCGTCGGACCGGCAGGCCCGACCACGTCGACCCGCATGGACAAGTTCTCCGACCTGATGCTCGGCAAGCTCGGTCTGTCGGTGATGATCGGCAAGTCGGAACGCGGCCCGGCAGCGATCGAAGCCATCAAGAAGCAAAAGGCCGCTTATCTGATGGCCGTCGGTGGTGCCGCCTACCTCGTGTCGAAGGCGATTCGCGGCGCACGCGTGCTGGCCTTCGAAGACCTTGGCATGGAAGCCATCTACGAATTCGATGTCAAGGACATGCCGGTGACGGTGGCCGTCGACTCGACCGGTGTCTCCGTGCACCAGACCGGCCCGAAGGAATGGCAAGCCAAGATCGGCAAGATTCCGGTCGCGACTGCGTAA